Part of the Leptotrichia massiliensis genome, TAGTCATAATCTGCTGCAGGCCAGCTTGTAGATTTTAAAGCATTGTTAACTTCTTCTTCTGTAACTTCCCAGTATGGTTTCATAACTCGTTTACCATCTCTTATTTGATCTCCAGTTGCGTCTAACGTAGCTGATCCTGAGTTAATTAAGTGGATTATTCCGTTTTCAGCTTTTCCTGTCAATTTTTTACCTGTAACTCTTTCTACAGCTTCTGGACTCCAGTAAGTTCTAACATCTGCAAATATTTGTGCAGTTCCAGTCAAAAGATGTCCAAATAGCATTGATATTCCATTTAAAGCATCATTTTCAGTTGCAACTGTAAAAGCTTGTCTTATTCCATTCCAGTCAAAAGATGAATTTAATATAGCCTCAGAAAAGTCGCCGTTAGGCATAAAATCTGTCCATTGTCTTTGTCCTTGGAAACCTGATACTATTGCATTATTTCCTTCAGATTCTTCAACAAATCCCATTTCAGCCAATTTAGGATTTCCAATCATCATGTCTCTTATTATAAGAGTCATTTTCACAACTGTTTCCCATTCTTTATTTTTAACTTCCTCTGTTCTAGAAACTTTATTTATATCTAATCCTTCTTTACAATGTTCTTTAACCCATGTTAAAGCTTTTTCATATTCTTCCTTATCGTAAATCTCATTTTGTATTCTTCTAGTAATTTCACTCATATCTTTAAATTCAGGACGAATTCCTAAGTAGTCTAAAAGAAATTCATTATTAACCATAGATCCTGCTATACCCATGGAAACTCCACCTACAGATAAGTAAGATTTATCCTTCATTGTTGCAACAGCCAATCCAGCTTTTGTGAATTTCAGTAATTTTTCTTTTACATCGTCAGGAATGGAATCATCAGATAAATCCTGTACATCATGTCCATAAATTCCGAATGCAGGAAATCCTAGTTGTGCATGTCCTGCCAATGCCGCTGCAAGATAAACTGCTCCTGGTCTTTCTGTTCCATTAAATCCCCAGATTGCTTTTGGAATGTCAGGTGTCATATCAATTGTTTCACTTCCATAGCACCAGCAAGGTGTTACAGTTATTGACAAACCTACATTTTGATCTTTAAATTTTTGATTACATTTTGCTGCTTCAGAAAATCCTCCAATTGTTGTATCAGAAATCACGCACTCTACTGGTTCTCCACTAGGATGTTTTAATGTGGAAGAAATTAACTCTGCAAGTTTTTTTGCCATTCCCATTGTTTTTTCTTCTAAAGACTCTCTAACTCCATTTCTTCTTCCATCAATAACAGGTCGAATTCCTACTTTAGGAAGCTCTCCTCTTAATCTGTTCATTAGTCTCACTCCTTAAATCTTTATTTATTTTCTTCCGAAAGGAAACATCTTTTTAGTAATATCTGGATTGTTTATATTTTCTTTAGTTACAAGAATTGCTCCTGTATCTATTCTTTTTTCAACTTTTTCACCTTTTGAAAGTTTATATAATTGTTGTACTGTTTGATATCCCATATTATAAGGATCTTGTATAACTAATCCTGAAATAACACCTTTTTCAAGGAATTTAGCTAAATCTTCAGATGAATCTATTCCTACTAGAGCTACTTTACCAGTTAACCCTTTTTCTTCTACTCCTTTAGCAACACCAAAAATAGAAGGTTCGTTTGTTCCATAAATTCCTGCAATATCTGGATTTGCATTGATAATGTCAAGAGTTATTGCCAATGCTTTTGATTTATCTCCATCACTAAATTGTGTATTTAATATCTTAATATCTGGATATTTTGCCAATGCTTCCCTAAATCCAGCTTCTCTTTCTATAGCTGTTGTTGTTCCAGGATTATGAGAAACTACTGCCACTTTACCTTTTCCGTTTATAAGTTTTGCTAGTTGTTCTCCAGCCATTGCTCCTGCAGCTTTATTATCTGTTGCAATGAAACTTGATGTAATATCATCTTTTACATTTGAATCAAATGTTACAACTGGTATTTTTGCATCCATAGCTTTTTTCGCTACTACTGCCAATGCGTCTGGGTCAAGAGCTGCAATTCCTAATGCAGATACTTTTTTGTTAATTGCGTTTTCAACCATACCTACTTGTTTACCAATTTCAGTTTCTTTTTCAGGCCCAATAAAGTTTACTTCTACTCCTAATTCTTCTCCAGCTTTTTTCGCTCCTGCTTCTACTGATCTCCAAAATTCATGTTGGTAACCTTTACTTACCAATTCAATTTTAATTTTGTCTCCAGAACTTGCTGCTTGTCCTGTTCCAGCATCTTTTTTCTCTTCACTTTTTCCACAGCTAAGAATTGCTGCAAACACTACCAAAAATAATAATAACTTTTTCATAAGAAATCTCTCCTTTAAATTAAATTTATTTTTTTATTTTTTATTTTTTAAACTATCTATATATACTGCCACAAGCACTACTACTCCTATGGCAAATTGTTGCCAGAATCCTGATACATTAAGCATATTAAGTCCATTTTTCAATGTACTCATTATAAAAGCTCCTAATATTGTTCCTAAAATTGATCCTGAACCTCCCATAAGGCTTGCACCACCGATTACTACTGCAGCAACGGCATCCATTTCATATCCTGTTCCTTCAGTAGGTTGTGCTGAAATTAGTCTTGATGCAAGAAGGATTCCCGAAATAGCACATAGAAAACCACTTAATCCGTATACAAATAATTTTACTTTATCAACATTTACTCCTGAAAGTTTTGAAGCTGCTTCATTACTTCCAACTGCATAAGTATATTTTCCAATGACTGTTTTTTTCAGTACAAATGAGAATATTGCTGTTATTATAATTAGATAAATTACTGGATTTGGAATACCTAATACTGTTCCACCTGATAATTTATCAAAACCATCGTTTAATCCTGAAACTGGGATTCCATTTGTTATTGCTAATACAAGTCCTCTAGTAATCATCATTAATCCCAAAGTAGTTATAAATGGAGGTAAATTAGCTTTAGATACTAATAGTCCATTTATTATTCCACATGCTATACCACTTACTAGTCCTAAAATTATTGCTAGAATTGTAGGAATTCCAGCTTTCATTGCCATTCCCATTATAACTCCTGAAAAGGCTACAATGGAACCAACTGATAAATCAATACCTCCTGTTATTATTACAAATGTCATTCCTATAGCTATGATCCCAATGATAGCAGTCTGTAAAGCGATTGTCATAAAATTTGTTATTGAAAAAAACTGACTGGATGTTATTGAGAAAAATATTATCATTATTATTAAACTGGCAAATGTAACTAATTGTTGCATTATTTTATTCTTTTTCATATTTATTTATTCCTCCTGTCGCGAAATATAGTATTCTTTCTTCTGTGGCATCTTTTATATCTATTATATTACCTATTTTTCCTTCATGCATTATCATTACTCTGTCACTCATTCCAAGTATTTCAGGTAATTCAGAT contains:
- a CDS encoding L-fucose isomerase; translated protein: MNRLRGELPKVGIRPVIDGRRNGVRESLEEKTMGMAKKLAELISSTLKHPSGEPVECVISDTTIGGFSEAAKCNQKFKDQNVGLSITVTPCWCYGSETIDMTPDIPKAIWGFNGTERPGAVYLAAALAGHAQLGFPAFGIYGHDVQDLSDDSIPDDVKEKLLKFTKAGLAVATMKDKSYLSVGGVSMGIAGSMVNNEFLLDYLGIRPEFKDMSEITRRIQNEIYDKEEYEKALTWVKEHCKEGLDINKVSRTEEVKNKEWETVVKMTLIIRDMMIGNPKLAEMGFVEESEGNNAIVSGFQGQRQWTDFMPNGDFSEAILNSSFDWNGIRQAFTVATENDALNGISMLFGHLLTGTAQIFADVRTYWSPEAVERVTGKKLTGKAENGIIHLINSGSATLDATGDQIRDGKRVMKPYWEVTEEEVNNALKSTSWPAADYDYFRGGGFSSCFLTKGEMPVTMCRINLVKGQGPVLQIAEGYAIDIDKDIHESLDSRTNPTWPTTWFAPILTGKGAFKDVYSVMNNWGANHGAISYGHIGDELITLASMLRIPVCMHNVNPDRIFRPKVWASFGDMNEEGADYRACENFGPIYKKIGK
- a CDS encoding ABC transporter substrate-binding protein, whose amino-acid sequence is MKKLLLFLVVFAAILSCGKSEEKKDAGTGQAASSGDKIKIELVSKGYQHEFWRSVEAGAKKAGEELGVEVNFIGPEKETEIGKQVGMVENAINKKVSALGIAALDPDALAVVAKKAMDAKIPVVTFDSNVKDDITSSFIATDNKAAGAMAGEQLAKLINGKGKVAVVSHNPGTTTAIEREAGFREALAKYPDIKILNTQFSDGDKSKALAITLDIINANPDIAGIYGTNEPSIFGVAKGVEEKGLTGKVALVGIDSSEDLAKFLEKGVISGLVIQDPYNMGYQTVQQLYKLSKGEKVEKRIDTGAILVTKENINNPDITKKMFPFGRK
- a CDS encoding ABC transporter permease; the protein is MKKNKIMQQLVTFASLIIMIIFFSITSSQFFSITNFMTIALQTAIIGIIAIGMTFVIITGGIDLSVGSIVAFSGVIMGMAMKAGIPTILAIILGLVSGIACGIINGLLVSKANLPPFITTLGLMMITRGLVLAITNGIPVSGLNDGFDKLSGGTVLGIPNPVIYLIIITAIFSFVLKKTVIGKYTYAVGSNEAASKLSGVNVDKVKLFVYGLSGFLCAISGILLASRLISAQPTEGTGYEMDAVAAVVIGGASLMGGSGSILGTILGAFIMSTLKNGLNMLNVSGFWQQFAIGVVVLVAVYIDSLKNKK